A single window of Pseudarthrobacter defluvii DNA harbors:
- a CDS encoding YesL family protein — protein MLSGTFSARAYSFFDTLVWIACLNLLWIAFTLLGFGVLGAGPATAAAHIAVRKRAGGDAAPLLTGFAAGYFRNFGKANALSLPVMAVVAALVLNWNYFSGGHGVFPQLMAVGLFVAAVFLAGAVCYVFPMYARYELPLPQYLLMSSRFAVRHLAGTVILLFVSAAVVYASRCLPGLIPFFSIGAWLYLTGWLCDRFFTANDQAIAAAEPAGHPRLQAASPA, from the coding sequence ATGCTGTCCGGAACCTTCAGCGCGCGTGCCTACTCGTTTTTTGACACGCTCGTGTGGATTGCCTGCCTGAACCTGCTGTGGATCGCTTTCACCCTCCTGGGTTTCGGTGTCCTTGGTGCCGGCCCGGCCACGGCGGCAGCACACATTGCGGTCCGCAAGCGGGCCGGCGGGGACGCTGCGCCGCTGCTAACCGGATTCGCCGCCGGGTACTTCCGGAACTTCGGCAAGGCCAACGCGCTCTCGCTTCCGGTCATGGCCGTCGTCGCGGCGCTTGTCCTCAACTGGAACTACTTCTCCGGCGGCCACGGAGTCTTTCCGCAGCTCATGGCGGTGGGCCTCTTCGTTGCGGCGGTCTTCCTGGCGGGGGCCGTCTGCTACGTGTTTCCCATGTACGCCCGGTATGAGCTGCCGCTGCCGCAGTACCTGTTGATGTCGTCCCGGTTCGCCGTGCGCCACCTGGCCGGGACCGTCATCCTGCTGTTCGTCTCCGCGGCAGTGGTTTACGCCAGCCGTTGCCTTCCGGGGCTCATCCCGTTCTTCAGCATCGGGGCCTGGCTCTACCTGACCGGGTGGCTGTGCGACCGCTTCTTCACCGCCAACGACCAAGCCATTGCCGCAGCAGAGCCTGCAGGGCATCCGCGCCTGCAGGCAGCGTCCCCCGCCTGA
- a CDS encoding extracellular solute-binding protein yields the protein MIRRKLSLAAAVVTATALSLTACSGGDTPAADLTSVSIMAPFLEAQPPAADGAVQKKLEELTGKQVKINWAPNASYEDKTNITLAGSDLPQVMVIQGKTPGFVKNAQAGAFWDLTDKLDKYPNLKTTFPDIQKNASVNGKVYGVFRGRAPMRAAVMFRQDWLDKLGLQPPKTTEDLYKVAKAFTEQDPDGNGQNDTWGITIPKWGALGTNSPYDLIEEWYGAGNRWTERDGKLVPSFETDEFLEADRFIKKMVDEKLINPDFATFDSTKWNEPFFNGKGGIIVDVDSRVSVLINLFKQADPNNFQNKVGFVGNLEGPDGKLHAHPTDGYSGFLAVPKGSVKTEAELDKVLAFLNSMNGKDVAILLNNGIEGVNFKVEDGKAATIKPETPEGKAVTTDIKSYAQLGMNVAGNEFYPVKQPSDYEQQVFDKRTEVMAEDLKSAVYNPAAPYVSATYVAKGAQLDNIVADARIKYLAGQIDEQGLKDAIKLWDTSGGNKVKEEINKLWQDNK from the coding sequence ATGATCCGTAGGAAACTTTCCCTGGCCGCCGCCGTCGTCACCGCGACGGCCCTGTCCCTCACTGCGTGCAGCGGGGGTGACACCCCGGCCGCGGACCTCACCTCCGTCTCCATCATGGCCCCGTTCCTCGAGGCCCAGCCGCCTGCCGCGGACGGCGCGGTGCAGAAGAAGCTGGAGGAGCTCACCGGCAAGCAGGTCAAGATCAACTGGGCCCCCAACGCCTCCTACGAGGACAAGACCAACATCACGCTTGCCGGATCGGACCTCCCCCAGGTCATGGTGATCCAGGGCAAAACGCCCGGCTTCGTGAAGAACGCCCAGGCCGGCGCGTTCTGGGACCTCACGGACAAACTGGACAAGTACCCCAACCTCAAGACCACCTTCCCGGACATCCAGAAGAACGCCAGCGTCAACGGCAAGGTCTACGGCGTGTTCCGGGGCCGGGCCCCCATGCGCGCCGCTGTCATGTTCCGGCAGGACTGGCTGGACAAGCTGGGCCTGCAGCCGCCCAAGACCACCGAGGACCTGTACAAGGTGGCCAAGGCCTTCACCGAGCAGGACCCGGACGGCAACGGCCAGAACGACACCTGGGGCATCACCATCCCCAAGTGGGGTGCGCTGGGCACCAACAGCCCCTACGACCTGATCGAGGAATGGTACGGCGCCGGGAACCGCTGGACGGAGCGGGACGGAAAACTGGTCCCCAGCTTTGAGACCGATGAATTCCTCGAAGCTGACCGGTTCATCAAGAAGATGGTGGACGAAAAACTCATCAACCCCGACTTCGCCACCTTTGACAGCACCAAATGGAACGAGCCGTTCTTCAACGGCAAGGGCGGCATCATCGTCGACGTCGATTCCCGCGTCAGCGTGCTCATCAACCTCTTCAAGCAGGCCGACCCCAACAACTTCCAGAACAAGGTGGGCTTCGTGGGCAACCTCGAAGGGCCCGACGGCAAGCTCCACGCCCACCCCACCGACGGCTACTCCGGCTTCCTGGCCGTGCCCAAGGGCAGCGTCAAGACCGAGGCTGAGCTGGACAAGGTCCTGGCCTTCCTGAACAGCATGAACGGCAAGGACGTGGCCATCCTGCTGAACAACGGCATCGAGGGCGTGAACTTCAAGGTGGAGGACGGCAAGGCCGCGACCATCAAGCCGGAGACCCCGGAGGGCAAGGCCGTCACCACCGATATCAAGAGCTACGCACAGCTGGGCATGAACGTCGCCGGGAACGAGTTCTACCCGGTCAAGCAGCCCTCGGACTACGAGCAGCAGGTCTTTGACAAGCGCACCGAAGTGATGGCGGAGGACCTCAAGAGCGCTGTCTACAACCCGGCCGCGCCCTACGTTTCCGCCACCTACGTGGCAAAGGGTGCACAGCTGGACAACATCGTGGCGGATGCCCGGATCAAGTACCTGGCCGGCCAGATCGACGAACAGGGGCTCAAGGACGCCATCAAGCTGTGGGACACCAGCGGCGGCAACAAGGTCAAGGAAGAGATCAACAAGCTGTGGCAGGACAACAAGTAA
- a CDS encoding ABC transporter permease, translating to MATPVIDTLTGERAGKAAPAPRNGGRFSVHFAHYKWLYLLLLPGVVYFAVFRYAPMYGVSIAFKDYVPFLGVNGSPWVGFRNFEDFFANPDFPRLLGNTLILAFLNLGVAFPLTIILALLLNEVRLSILKRTVQTLVYIPHFLSWTIVASLSFLLFALDIGPLFQFLNNVMGTHIDFLSDPAWFRPLIVLQEIWKNTGWGTIIFLAALSTVDQDQYEAAIIDGAGRFRRVWHITLPAIRSTIIVMLILAIGQMLNTGFEQIYLMTNALNREVADVFDTYVYFVGITQGAYSYSTAVGLFKSLVGIVLIFGTNWLAKRFNQSGLF from the coding sequence ATGGCAACCCCTGTCATTGACACCCTCACCGGGGAGCGGGCGGGCAAGGCCGCGCCCGCTCCCCGGAACGGGGGCAGGTTCTCCGTCCATTTCGCGCACTACAAGTGGCTGTACCTGCTGCTCCTGCCCGGCGTGGTGTACTTTGCGGTATTCCGCTACGCCCCGATGTACGGGGTGTCCATCGCCTTCAAGGATTACGTCCCCTTCCTGGGCGTGAACGGGAGCCCGTGGGTGGGGTTCCGGAACTTCGAGGACTTTTTCGCCAACCCGGACTTTCCCCGGCTGCTGGGCAACACCCTGATCCTGGCTTTCCTGAACCTCGGCGTGGCCTTCCCGCTGACCATCATCCTGGCGTTGCTGCTGAACGAGGTCCGGCTTTCCATCCTCAAACGCACCGTCCAGACCCTGGTGTACATCCCGCACTTCCTGTCCTGGACCATCGTGGCGTCCCTGAGCTTCCTGCTGTTCGCCCTGGACATCGGTCCCCTGTTCCAGTTCCTGAACAACGTCATGGGCACCCACATCGATTTCCTGTCCGACCCCGCCTGGTTCCGGCCCCTGATCGTGCTGCAGGAAATCTGGAAGAACACCGGCTGGGGCACCATCATCTTCCTGGCCGCCCTTTCCACTGTGGATCAGGACCAGTACGAGGCAGCCATCATCGACGGCGCCGGCCGCTTCCGCCGCGTCTGGCACATTACCCTGCCCGCGATCCGCTCCACCATCATCGTGATGCTGATCCTGGCCATCGGGCAGATGCTCAACACGGGCTTCGAGCAGATCTACCTGATGACCAACGCCCTTAACCGGGAAGTGGCCGACGTCTTTGACACCTATGTCTACTTCGTGGGCATCACCCAGGGCGCCTACAGCTACTCCACCGCGGTGGGCCTGTTCAAATCCCTGGTGGGCATCGTGCTGATCTTCGGCACCAACTGGCTGGCGAAGCGGTTCAACCAGAGCGGACTGTTCTAA
- a CDS encoding carbohydrate ABC transporter permease, whose protein sequence is MKIHNTRGGRIFDAANYVFLSLIGIITLLPFVYVFAGSFATEAEITRRAFFVWPEQFTLGSYEYIFATPAFVRALVTTVLVTAVGTLVQLAFTVTMAYPLAKKTLRGRNVILSLVVFAMVFSGGMIPTFLLVKDLGLLNSYWALILPAAINPFSLIIIKNFFQELPAELEESAKMDGATEIGILWRILLPLSKPVLATFALFYAVGIWNDFMSPLLYLSDNSKWTLQMYLRQVTAASDLLGTGNVDPNYIPPEQGIKFAVIVVATLPILIFYPFLQKHFAKGMLIGSVKG, encoded by the coding sequence ATGAAGATCCACAACACCCGGGGCGGCCGGATTTTTGACGCCGCCAACTACGTCTTCCTGTCCCTGATTGGCATCATCACCCTGCTGCCCTTCGTCTACGTCTTCGCCGGCTCCTTCGCCACCGAGGCCGAGATCACCCGCCGGGCCTTCTTCGTCTGGCCCGAACAGTTCACCCTGGGCTCCTACGAGTACATTTTCGCCACGCCGGCGTTCGTCCGCGCCCTGGTCACCACCGTCCTCGTCACGGCCGTGGGCACCCTGGTCCAGCTGGCCTTCACCGTGACCATGGCCTACCCGTTGGCCAAGAAGACACTGCGCGGCAGGAACGTGATCCTGTCCCTGGTGGTCTTCGCCATGGTCTTCTCCGGCGGCATGATTCCCACTTTCCTGCTAGTCAAGGACCTGGGCCTGCTCAACTCCTACTGGGCCCTGATCCTGCCGGCCGCGATCAATCCGTTCAGCCTGATCATCATCAAGAATTTCTTCCAGGAACTTCCGGCGGAGCTTGAGGAATCGGCCAAGATGGACGGTGCCACGGAGATCGGGATTCTCTGGCGGATCCTGCTGCCGCTGTCCAAGCCCGTCCTGGCAACGTTCGCGCTGTTCTACGCCGTGGGCATCTGGAACGACTTCATGTCACCCCTGCTGTACCTGAGCGACAACTCCAAGTGGACCCTGCAGATGTACCTGCGCCAGGTCACGGCGGCCTCGGACCTGCTGGGCACCGGCAATGTCGATCCCAACTACATCCCGCCGGAACAGGGCATCAAGTTCGCTGTGATCGTGGTGGCCACACTTCCCATCCTCATTTTCTATCCGTTCCTGCAAAAGCACTTCGCCAAAGGCATGCTCATCGGTTCCGTCAAGGGCTGA
- a CDS encoding rhamnogalacturonan acetylesterase, with the protein MKILLAGDSTVANCPTHEFPMSGWGAHLPPLTYEWGAVHNFAKGGASTESFRDEGLWAALLGEAGPGDFVLIQFGHNDQKKQHLAARTGYAANLRTMVGEVRALDAAPVLCTPVERRHFLDAPPSGAVLEESLEDYPEVVRELGLELAVPVVDLNAWTRRLYLQLGPDGSRAIFCHFAPGAHAHWPDGLADNTHFSRQGAALVAGEVARQLGGLGYAATGSKGPSTRELSTTAGRG; encoded by the coding sequence ATGAAGATCCTGCTGGCCGGCGACTCCACCGTGGCCAACTGTCCCACGCACGAGTTCCCCATGAGCGGGTGGGGCGCGCACCTGCCCCCGCTTACTTATGAGTGGGGTGCGGTGCACAACTTCGCCAAAGGTGGCGCGAGTACGGAGTCTTTCCGCGACGAAGGGCTGTGGGCGGCTCTGCTCGGCGAAGCGGGTCCGGGTGATTTCGTGCTGATCCAGTTCGGCCACAACGACCAGAAGAAGCAGCATCTCGCAGCCCGCACCGGCTACGCGGCCAACCTGCGCACCATGGTGGGGGAGGTGCGTGCCCTGGACGCGGCTCCGGTGCTGTGCACCCCGGTGGAGCGGCGGCACTTCCTGGACGCGCCGCCGTCGGGCGCTGTCCTGGAGGAAAGCCTGGAGGACTATCCGGAGGTGGTCCGGGAACTCGGCCTGGAGCTGGCGGTACCCGTGGTGGACCTGAACGCGTGGACCCGGCGCCTTTACCTGCAGTTGGGGCCGGACGGGTCCCGGGCAATCTTTTGCCACTTCGCGCCGGGTGCACACGCGCACTGGCCGGACGGCCTGGCCGACAACACGCACTTCTCCCGGCAGGGGGCAGCCCTGGTGGCGGGGGAAGTGGCCCGGCAACTCGGGGGCCTGGGGTACGCCGCGACCGGCAGCAAGGGACCATCCACCAGGGAATTAAGCACGACGGCGGGACGCGGCTAG
- a CDS encoding DUF1961 family protein, producing the protein MGSAGAEAGILYRNPLAGPEDVAGWVAEGPLRMDSRDGSLELSGLLDSQEFGDHAHWTFWCPVEFPDGIRISWEFLPLAEPGLAMLFFAAAGHGGLDLFDPALAARTGYYPQYHSGDIDALHVSYFRHKYRSERAFRTCNLRKSAGFELVAQGADPLPPAEDATDFYRLEVVKDGPEVAFSINGLLLFEWRDVTDRVLGGGRIGFRQMAPLRAAYRNLVVEKL; encoded by the coding sequence GTGGGCTCCGCAGGCGCGGAGGCGGGCATTCTCTACCGCAATCCGCTGGCGGGTCCGGAGGACGTTGCCGGATGGGTGGCCGAAGGTCCCCTCCGCATGGACAGCCGCGACGGGTCGCTGGAACTGTCCGGCTTGCTGGACAGCCAGGAGTTCGGCGACCACGCGCACTGGACGTTCTGGTGCCCGGTGGAGTTCCCTGACGGCATCCGCATCAGCTGGGAGTTCCTGCCGCTCGCGGAGCCGGGCTTGGCCATGCTGTTCTTTGCCGCTGCGGGACACGGCGGGCTGGACTTGTTCGACCCTGCCCTGGCAGCCAGGACGGGCTACTACCCGCAGTACCACTCCGGCGACATCGACGCCCTGCACGTCTCGTATTTCCGCCACAAGTACCGGTCGGAGCGGGCGTTCCGGACCTGCAACCTGCGCAAGAGCGCGGGGTTCGAGCTGGTGGCCCAGGGGGCGGACCCGTTGCCGCCGGCGGAAGACGCCACGGACTTCTACCGCCTGGAAGTGGTCAAGGACGGTCCGGAAGTGGCCTTCTCCATCAACGGGCTCCTCCTCTTTGAATGGCGCGATGTCACGGACAGGGTGCTTGGCGGCGGCCGCATCGGCTTCCGGCAAATGGCCCCGCTGCGGGCTGCCTACCGCAACCTGGTGGTGGAGAAGCTTTAG
- a CDS encoding ABC transporter substrate-binding protein, which yields MRTKVSASVTAIALSGAMLFGMAGPATAAAPAAPSAASQSSQAANVSGTINQTIDGVGTFVGSFTPSGFSAQDGQLTVTGLVQGTFTDLAGVATPVSQTVTTTAAAAPSTAAALASGGSCDILNLVLGPLHLDLLGLNVDLNQVVLDITSQTGAGNLVGNLLCAVTGLLDGGTGLSGLANLFNRLLGL from the coding sequence ATGCGCACAAAGGTCTCAGCTTCAGTTACCGCCATTGCCCTCTCCGGCGCCATGCTCTTCGGCATGGCGGGTCCGGCGACGGCAGCAGCACCCGCGGCTCCTTCTGCCGCCTCCCAGTCGTCACAGGCGGCCAACGTCAGTGGAACCATCAACCAGACAATTGACGGCGTGGGTACCTTCGTTGGCTCCTTCACTCCGTCCGGCTTCAGCGCCCAGGACGGCCAGTTGACCGTCACCGGCCTGGTGCAGGGAACCTTCACGGACCTGGCCGGCGTGGCCACTCCGGTCAGCCAGACGGTGACCACAACTGCTGCAGCCGCACCTTCCACCGCAGCCGCCCTGGCTTCCGGCGGTTCCTGCGACATCCTGAACCTGGTCCTTGGGCCGCTGCACCTGGATCTCCTGGGACTGAATGTGGACCTGAACCAGGTAGTCCTTGACATCACCTCCCAGACCGGAGCGGGCAACCTGGTGGGCAACCTCCTGTGCGCCGTCACCGGACTGCTGGACGGCGGCACTGGGCTCAGCGGCCTTGCCAACCTGTTCAACCGCCTCCTGGGACTCTAG
- a CDS encoding DUF7793 family protein, protein MEPVMVDGGKGSVELRGDGVIHLVWEPKVRIEVEDAQAAMAAVNRIAGDGNYPMLVDMATTENVSIQARSVFSIPCAANRIALLGTSPVDRIIANFFLGVHVPPCPTRFFTSRTEAMKWVQLAGM, encoded by the coding sequence ATGGAGCCCGTAATGGTCGACGGCGGCAAAGGCTCGGTCGAGCTGCGCGGTGACGGGGTCATCCACCTCGTCTGGGAGCCCAAGGTCCGCATCGAGGTCGAGGATGCGCAGGCGGCGATGGCTGCGGTGAACCGGATCGCCGGCGACGGCAATTACCCCATGCTGGTGGACATGGCCACCACCGAGAACGTGAGTATCCAGGCCCGCTCGGTGTTCTCCATCCCGTGCGCGGCTAACCGGATCGCCCTGCTTGGGACAAGCCCGGTGGACCGGATCATCGCGAATTTCTTTCTGGGCGTCCATGTCCCGCCCTGCCCCACGCGGTTCTTCACCTCACGGACCGAGGCCATGAAGTGGGTCCAGCTGGCGGGAATGTAG
- a CDS encoding LacI family DNA-binding transcriptional regulator, whose product MNRTAASIKDVATHAGVAVGTVSNVLNYPDRVSERTKERVLRAIDELGFVRNDAARQLRVGHSRTIGLIVLDVGNPFFTSVVRAAEDAAALQGSAVLLGDSGHNAAREANYIDLFQEQRVQGLLISPVGDVTDRLDLLRERGVPTVLVDRLADESKFSSVAVDDDAGGHLAARHLLDTGRRRLAFVGGPTSIRQVADRLQGAQRAVKEEPDATLEVLEAEGQTVLAGRSVGDMLVERGRAELPEAIFCANDLLALGVMQSLTMTHTYRIPDDVALIGYDDIDFAGSAVVPLSSIRQPTQLLGRTAIELLSEEVESQNPVHRSVVFTPELVVRQSTAAPDAD is encoded by the coding sequence ATGAACCGCACAGCAGCCAGTATCAAGGACGTGGCCACCCACGCAGGCGTCGCCGTGGGGACGGTCTCCAACGTCCTGAACTATCCGGACCGGGTGTCGGAGCGGACCAAGGAGCGGGTGCTGCGCGCCATCGACGAACTCGGCTTTGTCCGCAACGACGCCGCCCGGCAACTCCGCGTGGGCCACAGCCGCACCATCGGGCTCATCGTCCTGGACGTGGGCAACCCCTTCTTCACGTCGGTGGTCCGCGCGGCCGAGGACGCAGCCGCACTGCAGGGAAGCGCCGTCTTGCTGGGCGACAGCGGGCACAACGCGGCCCGGGAGGCCAACTACATCGACCTCTTCCAGGAGCAGCGGGTCCAGGGCCTGCTGATCTCGCCGGTGGGCGACGTAACCGACAGGCTGGACCTCCTCCGCGAGCGCGGCGTGCCCACGGTGCTGGTGGACCGGCTCGCTGACGAATCGAAGTTTAGTTCGGTGGCCGTGGACGACGACGCCGGCGGGCACCTTGCCGCCCGGCACCTGCTGGACACCGGCCGCCGTCGGCTCGCCTTCGTTGGCGGCCCCACGTCCATCCGGCAGGTGGCAGACCGCCTCCAGGGGGCCCAGCGGGCCGTGAAGGAGGAACCGGACGCCACGCTGGAGGTGCTGGAAGCTGAGGGCCAGACCGTCCTCGCCGGCCGCAGCGTGGGCGACATGCTGGTGGAGCGGGGCAGGGCTGAACTGCCGGAGGCGATTTTCTGCGCCAACGACCTCCTGGCCCTGGGCGTCATGCAGTCGCTGACCATGACACACACGTACCGCATTCCCGATGACGTGGCACTGATCGGCTATGACGACATCGACTTTGCCGGCTCCGCGGTGGTTCCCCTGTCCTCCATCCGCCAGCCCACCCAGCTCCTGGGCCGGACAGCCATCGAACTGCTGTCCGAAGAAGTGGAGTCCCAGAACCCGGTCCACCGCTCCGTCGTGTTCACGCCGGAGTTGGTGGTCCGGCAGAGCACAGCCGCGCCTGACGCCGACTGA
- a CDS encoding L-rhamnose mutarotase: MRVCFRSSVQPALIDEYRRRHAAVWPEMLQALKDAGWHNYSLFLGEDGLLVGYVECDDFDAVRARMALTDVNARWQAEMATLFEDSGQAPDAGFQVLEEVFNLDSQLAHQPSAG; the protein is encoded by the coding sequence ATGAGGGTGTGCTTCCGTTCCTCGGTCCAGCCGGCGCTGATCGACGAATACCGGCGGCGCCATGCCGCGGTATGGCCGGAGATGCTGCAGGCCCTCAAGGACGCGGGCTGGCACAACTACTCCCTGTTCCTCGGGGAGGACGGGCTCCTGGTGGGCTACGTGGAGTGCGACGACTTCGACGCCGTCCGCGCCCGCATGGCCTTGACAGACGTGAACGCCCGCTGGCAAGCCGAAATGGCAACGCTCTTCGAAGATTCCGGGCAGGCGCCCGACGCAGGGTTCCAGGTCCTCGAGGAAGTCTTCAACCTCGACAGCCAGTTGGCCCACCAGCCTTCCGCAGGTTGA
- the rhaI gene encoding L-rhamnose isomerase produces the protein MNDVATALGRLGELAIEVPSWAYGNSGTRFKVFGTPGTPRTVQEKLADAAKVHELTGLAPTVALHIPWDKVDDYSALKEYAAGLGVGLGTINSNTFQDDEYKLGSLTSSNEAVRRRAVDHHLECIQIMNATGSQDLKIWLADGTNYPGQDDMRGRQDRLAESLQEIYAALGDEQRLVLEYKFFEPAFYHTDVPDWGTSYAQTLALGEKAFVCLDTGHHAPGTNIEFIVMQLLRLGKLGSFDFNSRFYADDDLIVGAADPFQLFRIMHEVIRGGGYGKESGVALMLDQCHNLEEKIPGQIRSVLNVQEMTARALLVDTAALDEAQRAGDVLAANAIFNDAFYTDVRPALAEWRESRGLPADPIAAYKASGYQKQINEDRVGGQQAGWGA, from the coding sequence ATGAATGACGTAGCAACGGCGCTGGGCAGGCTCGGAGAGCTTGCCATCGAGGTCCCTTCGTGGGCCTATGGAAATTCAGGCACGCGGTTCAAGGTGTTCGGCACCCCCGGCACGCCGCGGACCGTCCAGGAGAAGCTGGCGGACGCCGCCAAGGTCCACGAGCTGACCGGCCTGGCCCCCACCGTGGCCCTGCACATTCCGTGGGACAAGGTGGACGACTACAGCGCCCTGAAGGAGTACGCGGCCGGCCTGGGCGTGGGCCTGGGAACCATCAACTCCAACACCTTCCAGGATGACGAGTACAAGTTGGGCTCCCTGACCTCCTCCAACGAGGCCGTCCGGCGCCGCGCCGTGGACCATCACCTGGAGTGCATCCAGATCATGAACGCCACCGGTTCGCAGGACCTGAAGATCTGGCTGGCGGACGGCACCAACTACCCGGGCCAGGACGACATGCGCGGCCGGCAGGACCGCCTGGCTGAGTCCCTGCAGGAGATCTATGCCGCCCTGGGCGATGAGCAGCGCCTGGTGCTCGAGTACAAGTTCTTCGAACCGGCTTTTTACCACACGGACGTTCCGGACTGGGGCACCTCCTACGCCCAGACCCTGGCCCTGGGGGAGAAGGCGTTCGTTTGCCTGGACACCGGCCACCATGCCCCGGGCACCAACATCGAGTTCATCGTGATGCAGCTGCTGCGCCTGGGCAAGCTGGGGTCCTTTGACTTCAACTCCCGCTTCTACGCCGACGACGACCTCATTGTGGGTGCCGCAGATCCGTTCCAGCTCTTCCGCATCATGCATGAGGTGATCCGGGGCGGCGGCTACGGCAAGGAGTCGGGCGTTGCCCTCATGCTGGACCAGTGCCACAACCTGGAAGAGAAGATCCCGGGCCAGATCCGGTCCGTCCTGAACGTCCAGGAAATGACCGCGCGTGCGCTGCTGGTGGACACCGCCGCCCTGGACGAGGCGCAGCGTGCCGGGGATGTCCTGGCAGCCAATGCCATCTTCAACGATGCCTTCTACACCGACGTCCGGCCGGCCCTTGCCGAATGGCGTGAATCCCGTGGCCTGCCCGCGGACCCGATCGCTGCCTACAAGGCCAGCGGCTACCAGAAACAGATCAACGAGGACCGCGTGGGCGGCCAGCAAGCCGGATGGGGCGCCTAA